One Bradyrhizobium sp. CCGB12 genomic window carries:
- a CDS encoding efflux RND transporter periplasmic adaptor subunit, with amino-acid sequence MSDVRVRTNDEKTGGRPDAESLRIVELPGKEARSGRRYGGWLLGGGAFLLLVGGLGIGGWRHYQAAREVAAVAEQVRTAVPDVRVATVRPSGDIMKVSLPATTTAFEAANIFARTSGYIEKRYADIGDHVKKGDLLADITAPELDQQIAQAQATLAQNQAALQQAQASRELADVTNARDSNLVKRGWLTAQQGDNDRLTLRAQQAAVGVAQSNITAQQAQIKVLQQEKSYQRVVAPFDGVITQRNVDNGSLVQAGSTFMFTLMHPNVIRTQVFVPQDEAFGVAPGVDADIRVPEIPGRTFPGKVTRIATALQPGSRTLLTEIDVPNPDGLLSPGIYCTVELSIPRKTPSMVIPSDALVFDQNGLHVALVRNGTVHLQQVSIARDFGTTVEVREGVQPGDQVVLNPAVNLAEGSKVTIRKVEVS; translated from the coding sequence ATGAGTGACGTTCGCGTACGGACCAATGATGAGAAGACGGGAGGCCGGCCGGATGCGGAGAGCTTGCGGATCGTGGAGCTGCCCGGCAAGGAGGCGCGATCGGGACGCCGTTACGGTGGTTGGCTGCTCGGAGGAGGCGCATTTCTGTTGCTTGTAGGCGGGCTCGGCATCGGCGGCTGGCGGCACTATCAGGCCGCGCGCGAGGTCGCCGCAGTGGCAGAACAGGTCAGAACCGCCGTTCCCGATGTTCGAGTGGCGACGGTCCGCCCCAGCGGCGACATCATGAAGGTCAGCTTGCCGGCGACGACGACTGCCTTCGAGGCGGCGAACATCTTCGCGCGGACCAGCGGCTATATCGAGAAGCGCTACGCGGATATCGGCGATCATGTGAAGAAGGGCGATCTCCTCGCCGACATCACCGCCCCGGAGCTCGACCAGCAGATCGCGCAGGCGCAAGCGACGCTTGCCCAGAACCAGGCGGCGCTTCAGCAGGCGCAAGCAAGCCGGGAGCTCGCCGACGTCACCAATGCGCGCGACAGCAATCTCGTCAAGCGAGGCTGGTTGACGGCGCAGCAGGGCGACAACGACCGTCTCACCCTGCGTGCGCAGCAGGCGGCCGTAGGCGTCGCCCAATCCAACATCACGGCGCAGCAGGCCCAGATCAAGGTTCTCCAGCAGGAGAAGTCCTATCAGCGTGTGGTGGCGCCGTTCGACGGCGTGATTACGCAACGCAACGTGGACAATGGCAGCCTGGTGCAGGCCGGATCGACCTTCATGTTCACGCTGATGCATCCCAACGTGATCCGAACGCAGGTCTTCGTGCCGCAGGACGAAGCCTTTGGAGTCGCACCGGGCGTCGATGCCGACATCCGCGTCCCAGAGATTCCGGGCCGGACATTTCCGGGCAAGGTCACGCGGATCGCGACCGCGTTGCAGCCGGGAAGCCGAACGCTGCTGACCGAGATCGACGTGCCAAATCCGGACGGTTTGCTCAGTCCCGGTATCTATTGCACGGTCGAATTATCGATCCCGCGCAAGACGCCGTCGATGGTCATCCCGTCGGATGCGCTCGTCTTCGACCAGAACGGCCTTCATGTCGCGCTCGTGCGCAACGGCACCGTTCATTTGCAGCAGGTTTCGATCGCTCGGGATTTCGGCACCACGGTTGAGGTACGTGAAGGCGTGCAGCCCGGCGACCAGGTCGTACTCAATCCGGCGGTGAACTTGGCGGAGGGTAGCAAGGTCACCATTCGCAAGGTCGAAGTGAGCTAG